Proteins encoded within one genomic window of Ammonifex degensii KC4:
- the mrdA gene encoding penicillin-binding protein 2, with amino-acid sequence MASPVEHKGKVFLLVCALLFTILFLRLGYLQIWRGEHYAVLAKENCLRLVLIRAPRGEVFDRNGQKIVGNRPVYALSYVNLGKPVAPDLVKRLAGLLNMDPAEIEKKIKEGENSGQPVRLATNVPLQAVTYLEEHHDEFPGIMVEIVPVRYYPYGSVLAQVLGYVHEISAEQLKKHKDEGYAPGDFFGQDGLEYAFERYLRGKDGARYIEVDAVGRPVRDLGVKPPTPGDNLELTIDLKVQQAAEAALEKAVKEARKKGFPAPGGAAVVEDVHTGEILAMASYPSYDPSVFTRGLTPVEAKALFQNPDSPLLNRALSAYPPGSTFKMVTALAALEAGIINPDFTVFCSGYYRLGSHIFRDWLSSGHGTVNLKRALQVSCNVYFWTVGQMTGIDRLARMARELGLGEKTGITLPGEMAGVVPTPEYKYKRMKAYLDSIFEPKFKAVEEEYARKLKATQDPKEREKLEKEKDRRLQALRAEYQRYAWDLDWHTYDTLNTAIGQGYVSCTPLQLVNYTATLANGGTRYRPFLVKKIVAPDGRTVASFGPEVLGRLKVKPEYLKAVQEGMSLVTQGDGTAAGVFNGLPVKVAGKTGSAEVPGKGTCALFVGYAPADNPRVAVAVVVENAGHGGAVAAPVAKEILSAYFGG; translated from the coding sequence ATGGCTTCCCCCGTAGAGCACAAAGGAAAGGTGTTTCTCCTCGTCTGTGCTCTGCTTTTCACCATACTCTTTCTGCGTCTGGGCTACTTGCAGATTTGGCGGGGGGAACACTATGCCGTTCTGGCCAAGGAAAACTGCCTGCGCCTGGTGCTCATAAGGGCGCCGCGGGGGGAAGTTTTCGACCGCAACGGCCAGAAAATAGTGGGCAATCGCCCGGTTTATGCCCTTTCTTATGTCAATTTGGGGAAACCGGTTGCTCCCGATCTGGTGAAGAGATTAGCTGGGCTTTTAAACATGGATCCGGCGGAAATTGAAAAAAAGATAAAAGAGGGAGAGAACTCCGGTCAGCCCGTGCGTTTAGCCACCAATGTTCCTCTTCAGGCAGTAACTTACCTGGAGGAGCACCATGACGAATTTCCTGGCATAATGGTGGAAATAGTGCCGGTTCGCTATTACCCCTACGGTTCCGTCTTAGCCCAGGTGCTGGGCTACGTGCACGAGATAAGCGCCGAGCAACTAAAAAAGCACAAGGATGAAGGGTACGCGCCGGGCGACTTCTTCGGCCAGGACGGGCTGGAGTACGCTTTCGAGCGTTACCTCCGGGGTAAGGACGGGGCACGCTACATAGAGGTAGACGCCGTAGGACGTCCGGTGCGGGATCTAGGGGTCAAACCTCCTACCCCGGGGGACAATCTGGAACTGACCATAGATCTCAAAGTGCAGCAGGCGGCCGAGGCCGCCCTGGAGAAGGCGGTAAAAGAAGCCCGGAAAAAAGGCTTCCCGGCCCCTGGAGGGGCAGCCGTGGTGGAAGATGTACATACGGGGGAAATACTGGCCATGGCCAGCTACCCTTCCTACGACCCTTCCGTTTTCACCCGGGGGCTTACACCGGTAGAGGCCAAGGCCCTTTTTCAGAACCCGGACAGCCCTTTGCTTAACCGGGCTTTGTCCGCCTATCCACCGGGTTCTACTTTTAAGATGGTCACTGCCCTGGCTGCCCTGGAGGCGGGGATAATAAATCCCGATTTCACCGTGTTCTGCTCCGGTTACTACCGGCTAGGGAGCCACATCTTCCGAGATTGGCTCTCCAGCGGGCACGGAACTGTCAACCTCAAGCGAGCCCTACAAGTCTCTTGTAATGTATACTTCTGGACAGTGGGGCAAATGACCGGTATTGACCGCTTGGCTCGTATGGCTCGGGAGCTGGGTCTTGGTGAAAAGACGGGGATTACCCTGCCGGGGGAGATGGCAGGGGTCGTCCCCACCCCGGAGTATAAGTATAAGCGAATGAAAGCCTATCTCGACTCTATTTTTGAGCCGAAGTTTAAAGCGGTGGAGGAAGAGTATGCCCGTAAGCTTAAAGCCACCCAGGACCCGAAAGAAAGGGAGAAGTTGGAGAAGGAGAAAGATCGGCGCCTTCAGGCGCTAAGAGCGGAATACCAGCGCTATGCCTGGGATCTGGACTGGCACACTTACGATACTCTCAACACGGCCATAGGCCAGGGTTACGTGTCCTGTACACCCTTGCAGTTGGTCAACTATACGGCCACGCTGGCCAACGGCGGCACGCGCTACCGTCCTTTTCTGGTGAAGAAGATAGTGGCACCCGACGGCCGGACGGTGGCCAGCTTCGGGCCTGAGGTGCTGGGGCGGCTAAAGGTTAAGCCGGAATACCTCAAGGCGGTGCAAGAGGGAATGAGCTTGGTGACTCAAGGAGACGGAACAGCCGCTGGGGTGTTTAACGGTTTGCCGGTTAAGGTGGCGGGCAAGACCGGCTCGGCCGAGGTGCCGGGCAAGGGCACATGCGCCCTTTTTGTAGGCTATGCCCCGGCCGATAATCCACGCGTAGCGGTGGCGGTGGTGGTGGAAAACGCTGGGCATGGTGGAGCAGTGGCCGCCCCGGTGGCTAAGGAGATTCTAAGCGCTTATTTCGGCGGTTAA